The following are encoded together in the Mastacembelus armatus chromosome 6, fMasArm1.2, whole genome shotgun sequence genome:
- the LOC113133505 gene encoding uncharacterized protein LOC113133505 isoform X2, whose translation MWMLREDRGMVDIVFKISQFFPSKLPQYQGQCSQRELVLMRKNHLDFKALAQTLAMDKDKLEDYRKKQMEEHYGEHYAQKVEERLLHYLNALEAVLPGDTYIDKILKKESPVTEEEKLLLEIVTSDSKTLTATLKKLLHCDFASCHQARVSQSSEYGENDMDSSQHSKSVLYSSSSKALLKSVEDKTPLEFQPGIIRGREEAAHKVSKDSHLLFGNDLDVRGHQQTKRDGKEVKTGGKHEGRKEVGERSSVFSQEAAPSLQFCSKHKRWVKSILQECPDELLPQASVSSSPLLFQSSSSASSSQELSPSIAIPYLTDQKHPPLHTVNHLQTAAKASEQPNPKDKHSSGSLSDTCLSESLPQSSSTSALSPPVGQLIDIVSVRSSHPTFKHHQASPHCFTTSSDKPASTPQLLICHHNSLFGHPESVDAPNTTYNLQTSPAPQDVSTFTSYQSTTLPSFSRLSRKYRQPCTSTRQALDHLNQNCSEQLKKAPATFMMSCLPLCDLSVTESPTCDRSPSTSHLGTLSSVCSANPVPSTTKSSPQIVLQNSIQPHPQTHSTSHKSKTIQCSTTQLRLSLPSQAVLLQSALLQPCVSLTRISAQECYQLTKGRSSYRNAETGLQDKHKANRVRGEEDAGSTFDVNILYSSHSSSSNSEDSIDCDPDYKPCIKRKRLLFEYETVRSLNSI comes from the exons AGCCAACGTGAACTGGTCCTCATGAGAAAGAACCATCTGGACTTCAAGGCTCTGGCACAGACTTTGGCTATGGACAAGGACAAGCTTGAAGATTATCGTAAG aAACAGATGGAGGAGCATTATGGTGAACATTATGCCCAGAAAGTAGAGGAGAGACTGCTGCATTACCTGAACGCACTGGAGGCTGTGTTACCAGGAGATACTTACATTGATAAG ATACTTAAGAAAGAAAGTCCTGTGACAGAAGAGGAGAAGCTACTGTTGGAAATAGTTACCTCTGACTCCAAGACCTTGACAGCAACTCTAAAGAAGTTGCTGCACTGTG ATTTTGCTTCCTGTCATCAGGCCAGAGTTTCTCAGTCATCAGAATATGGAGAGAATGATATGGACAGCTCTCAACACTCAAAGTCTGTTCTTTATAGCAGCTCCTCAAAGGCTCTTCTCAAATCAGTGGAAGACAAGACTCCCCTAGAATTTCAGCCAGGGATTATTaggggaagagaggaggctGCCCATAAAGTATCCAAAGACAGCCATCTTTTGTTTGGGAATGATTTGGATGTTAGAGGACACCAACAAACAAAGAGGGATGGTAAGGAAGTCAAGACTGGGGGAAAACAtgagggaaggaaggaagttGGTGAGAGAAGCTCTGTATTTAGTCAGGAGGCTGCCCCCTCGCTTCAGTTTTGCTCAAAACACAAGCGCTGGGTGAAGAGCATCCTGCAGGAGTGTCCTGATGAGCTGCTGCCACAAGCCAGTGTTTCATCATCTCCTCTACTGTTTCAGTCATCCTCATCTGCATCTTCATCCCAGGAACTCAGCCCCTCTATTGCCATCCCATATCTCACTGACCAAAAACATCCACCTTTGCACACTGTTAACCATCTTCAGACAGCAGCAAAGGCATCTGAACAACCAAACCCCAAAGATAAGCACAGTTCTGGATCATTAAGTGATACCTGTTTATCAGAATCTCTACCTCAGTCCTCTTCCACCTCTGCTCTGTCGCCTCCAGTGGGTCAACTGATAGACATTGTCTCTGTCAGAAGCAGCCACCCAACTTTTAAACACCATCAAGCATCACCACATTGCTTCACCACGTCTAGTGACAAACCGGCTTCCACTCCTCAGTTACTAATCTGTCATCATAACTCACTGTTCGGTCATCCAGAAAGTGTTGATGCACCAAACACAACATACAACTTGCAAACATCTCCTGCACCACAGGATGTGTCTACGTTTACCAGCTACCAGTCAACAACTCTACCGTCTTTTTCCAGACTTTCAAGAAAGTACAGGCAGCCTTGCACTTCCACCAGACAGGCTCTAGACCACTTAAATCAAAACTGTAGTGAGCAGCTTAAAAAGGCCCCAGCTACCTTTATGATGAGTTGTCTGCCCTTGTGTGACCTCAGTGTCACTGAGTCTCCTACATGTGATCGTTCTCCCTCTACCTCTCACCTAGGGACTCTGTCCTCAGTCTGCAGTGCCAATCCAGTACCTTCAACTACCAAATCATCTCCACAGATTGTCCTTCAGAATTCCATCCAAcctcatcctcagacacacagcaCCAGTCATAAATCAAAAACTATACAATGTTCCACTACCCAGCTTAGGTTGTCACTGCCGAGtcaggctgtgctgctgcagtcagCGCTGCTACAGCCCTGTGTGAGTCTTACCAGGATCAGTGCTCAGGAGTGCTACCAGTTGACCAAAGGGAGATCTTCATACAGAAATGCAGAGACTGGGTTGCAAGACAAACACAAGGCAAACAGGGTGCGAGGGGAAGAAGATGCAGGTTCCACTTTTGACGTGAATATTCTTTACTCCAGCCATTCTTCAAGCAGTAACAGTGAGGACTCAATTGACTGTGATCCAGATTACAAACCATGCATTAAAAGGAAGAGACTTCTCTTCGAATATGAGACTGTAAGGAGCCTGAATTCTATATGA